The Dehalococcoidia bacterium genome has a window encoding:
- a CDS encoding DNA-3-methyladenine glycosylase has translation MAGRVLRAPPGRGGGEALNAPFSFEDAAAHLRGVDPVVGGLIDRHGPYAPRVSPDPYARLMTSILFQQLAGNAARAIMRRWLALYGPEGRMPSPQEVLATTEEQFRAAGVSRQKAGYIRDLATHIVEGRLNFDRIDELSDEEVIERLTAVKGIGVWTAHMFLMFHLARPDILPVGDLGVRNGMRAAYGLEATPTPKQAAEIGERWRPYRSVGSWYMWRAAETVLMPPAAG, from the coding sequence GTGGCTGGACGAGTTCTACGAGCGCCTCCTGGCCGGGGTGGGGGCGAAGCCCTGAACGCGCCGTTCTCGTTCGAGGATGCGGCCGCGCACCTCCGCGGCGTCGACCCCGTTGTCGGCGGGCTGATCGACCGGCACGGGCCCTATGCGCCGAGGGTCTCTCCCGACCCTTACGCGCGCCTGATGACCTCGATCCTGTTCCAGCAGCTGGCCGGAAACGCGGCGCGGGCGATCATGCGCAGGTGGCTCGCCCTGTATGGCCCGGAGGGGCGGATGCCATCGCCGCAGGAGGTTCTCGCGACGACGGAGGAGCAGTTCCGCGCCGCCGGCGTGTCCAGGCAGAAGGCCGGCTACATCCGCGACCTGGCGACGCACATCGTCGAGGGGCGGCTCAACTTCGACCGCATCGATGAGCTTTCGGACGAAGAGGTGATCGAGCGCCTGACGGCGGTGAAGGGCATCGGCGTCTGGACGGCGCACATGTTCCTGATGTTCCACCTCGCGCGCCCGGACATCCTGCCGGTGGGCGACCTGGGCGTCCGCAATGGCATGCGGGCCGCGTATGGCCTCGAAGCTACGCCGACGCCAAAGCAGGCGGCGGAGATCGGGGAGCGCTGGCGACCGTACCGGTCCGTCGGCTCCTGGTATATGTGGCGGGCGGCGGAGACGGTCCTGATGCCGCCGGCGGCGGGGTGA
- a CDS encoding NUDIX domain-containing protein, whose protein sequence is MDAQRKVTCFVTRGEGAGAELLVFWHSRSGVQVPAGTVEDGESFEEGARREVREETGLPDLELAAYLGARTYDLTGSWSVLRREVELLAGPAADAERTRWKLGRALNVGVVERRQGFARIVYAEEDLEDPGGLVYARFEGWAREADLYQAQERRFYHFRAPSGAPARWRVLENGAHDFHLYWVPLAPKPQLVKPCQEWLDEFYERLLAGVGAKP, encoded by the coding sequence GTGGACGCGCAACGCAAGGTCACCTGCTTCGTAACGCGCGGCGAGGGAGCCGGCGCCGAACTGCTTGTCTTCTGGCACTCCCGCTCCGGCGTGCAAGTGCCGGCGGGCACGGTGGAGGACGGCGAGAGCTTCGAGGAAGGCGCCCGGCGCGAGGTGCGCGAGGAGACGGGCCTGCCGGACCTGGAGCTCGCCGCTTACCTGGGCGCGCGGACCTACGACCTCACGGGCTCGTGGAGTGTCCTGCGCCGCGAGGTCGAGCTCCTGGCGGGACCGGCGGCGGACGCGGAGCGGACGCGCTGGAAGCTCGGGCGTGCCCTGAACGTCGGCGTAGTCGAGCGGCGCCAGGGCTTTGCCCGCATTGTCTACGCCGAAGAAGACCTGGAGGACCCCGGCGGGCTGGTGTACGCCCGCTTCGAGGGCTGGGCCCGGGAAGCTGACCTCTACCAGGCGCAGGAGCGCCGGTTCTATCACTTCCGCGCCCCGTCCGGCGCACCCGCCAGGTGGCGGGTGCTGGAAAACGGCGCCCATGACTTCCACCTGTACTGGGTGCCGTTGGCGCCGAAGCCGCAGCTGGTAAAGCCCTGTCAGGAGTGGCTGGACGAGTTCTACGAGCGCCTCCTGGCCGGGGTGGGGGCGAAGCCCTGA
- a CDS encoding transcriptional repressor, with amino-acid sequence MSCETETAAALRNSGQKVTPQRMLVLCAVRHRPHHVTAGEVLEDVKRAYPYIDISTVYRTLNAARDLRLVNELYRAGGDTEYEWVGGDRHHHLICRSCGSETRLDDSYLESISMALLADHGFEADLDHFAITGLCARCRAAAEGVSA; translated from the coding sequence ATGAGTTGCGAGACTGAGACCGCCGCCGCATTGCGGAACAGCGGCCAGAAGGTGACGCCACAGCGCATGCTGGTGCTCTGCGCCGTGCGCCACAGGCCCCACCACGTCACCGCTGGCGAGGTCCTCGAGGACGTGAAGCGCGCCTATCCCTACATCGACATCTCCACCGTGTACCGGACGCTGAACGCCGCCCGTGACTTGCGCCTGGTGAACGAGCTGTACCGCGCCGGCGGCGATACCGAGTACGAGTGGGTCGGTGGCGACCGCCACCACCACCTGATCTGCCGCTCCTGCGGCTCCGAGACGCGGCTGGATGACAGCTACCTGGAGAGCATCTCGATGGCGCTGCTCGCGGACCACGGCTTCGAGGCCGACCTCGACCACTTCGCCATCACCGGGCTGTGCGCGCGTTGCCGCGCGGCGGCCGAAGGCGTCTCCGCTTAG